In a genomic window of bacterium:
- a CDS encoding TIGR03560 family F420-dependent LLM class oxidoreductase yields the protein MTRPVRFGVTLPQIKRSWADARAAAVEFDRLGFDSVWVCDHLYGVPMPAFPILEAWSLLAAVAAVTEKVELGTLVTPPYFRNPALLAKQIATIDNIAGGRVIAGLGSGWFAAEFEGYGAPFPPVAERLEALEETCVLFRKMWTEPAVTLDGRYARVQEVICEPKPVRVPPILIGGGGEKKLLRIAAKHADIWNNLAVHQADLGRKVEVLRRHCDAVGRDPAEIEVSQQCLVVIAADEAGAKDAMAKAARIYGGHMGGGLEEHGIWGTPAQVTRRIERHVKLGCTTFVIEFFGKDTREPARLFAEGVLPHFRG from the coding sequence ATGACCCGACCCGTGCGCTTCGGCGTGACCCTTCCCCAGATCAAGCGCTCGTGGGCCGACGCCCGCGCCGCCGCCGTCGAGTTCGACCGCCTCGGCTTCGACTCGGTGTGGGTGTGCGACCACCTCTACGGCGTGCCGATGCCCGCGTTCCCGATCCTCGAGGCATGGAGCCTGCTCGCCGCCGTCGCCGCGGTGACGGAGAAGGTCGAGCTGGGCACACTCGTGACGCCGCCGTACTTCCGCAACCCGGCGCTGCTCGCGAAGCAGATCGCGACCATCGACAACATCGCCGGCGGCCGCGTCATCGCCGGGCTCGGCAGTGGCTGGTTCGCGGCGGAGTTCGAGGGCTACGGCGCGCCGTTCCCGCCGGTGGCGGAGCGGCTCGAGGCGCTCGAGGAGACGTGCGTGCTCTTCCGCAAGATGTGGACCGAGCCGGCGGTCACGCTCGACGGCCGCTACGCTCGCGTGCAGGAGGTGATCTGCGAGCCCAAGCCGGTGCGCGTGCCGCCCATCCTCATCGGTGGCGGCGGCGAGAAGAAGCTCCTGCGCATCGCCGCGAAGCACGCCGACATCTGGAACAACCTCGCCGTCCACCAGGCCGACCTCGGCCGCAAGGTGGAGGTCCTGCGCCGCCACTGCGACGCCGTCGGCCGCGACCCGGCCGAGATCGAGGTGTCGCAGCAGTGCCTCGTCGTCATCGCGGCGGACGAGGCCGGGGCGAAGGACGCAATGGCGAAGGCGGCGCGCATCTACGGCGGGCACATGGGCGGCGGGCTCGAGGAGCACGGCATCTGGGGCACGCCGGCGCAGGTGACCCGGCGCATCGAGCGGCACGTGAAGCTCGGGTGCACGACGTTCGTGATCGAGTTCTTCGGGAAGGACACGCGCGAGCCGGCGCGGCTGTTCGCCGAGGGCGTGCTGCCGCACTTCCGGGGGTAG
- a CDS encoding Fic family protein, translating to MPIWSRKKSGSRAPGRPSLDEVLARVDEEVTLLHSHLGGLPRAVEADQILRAIWLDDVHNSTAIEGNTMTRAEVEALVERRRPAATLLESLEVDCYARAADWVYRMAAECDGVPLNVVSEIHAITVGAVWAVEPPATRDAPGAWRKSGVRVRAVRVSVPPAIQADMAQWSASTARPAGRHPIAHAAEHHAWFERIHPFVDGNGRVGRLVLNFLLLQRGYSPAVILASDRSKYLHALKSADEGNLRPLTEIVARAVSDTLSRFLIPNLAGDAKLVPLSALAATGPYPAVYLRQLVLSERLRAVRQGNLWLSSRAWLRQYVDSRDRRGRGEKRSASNRKPAPRAR from the coding sequence GTGCCGATATGGAGTAGGAAAAAATCCGGCTCGCGTGCGCCGGGGCGTCCGTCGCTCGACGAGGTCCTCGCCCGCGTCGACGAAGAAGTGACCCTGCTGCATTCGCATCTCGGCGGCCTCCCGCGAGCCGTCGAGGCCGACCAGATTCTGCGAGCGATCTGGCTCGACGACGTGCACAACTCGACCGCCATCGAGGGCAACACGATGACGCGGGCCGAGGTCGAGGCGCTCGTGGAGCGGCGCCGGCCGGCCGCGACGCTCCTCGAAAGCCTCGAGGTCGACTGCTACGCCCGAGCCGCCGATTGGGTCTATCGCATGGCGGCGGAGTGCGACGGTGTTCCGCTCAACGTCGTGTCGGAGATCCACGCGATCACCGTCGGTGCGGTGTGGGCCGTCGAGCCGCCTGCCACTCGTGACGCGCCGGGCGCATGGCGCAAGAGCGGCGTGCGGGTTCGAGCGGTGCGGGTGTCGGTGCCTCCGGCGATCCAGGCGGACATGGCGCAATGGAGCGCCTCCACGGCGCGGCCCGCTGGCCGGCACCCGATCGCGCATGCGGCCGAGCATCACGCCTGGTTCGAGCGCATCCACCCCTTCGTCGACGGCAACGGACGTGTCGGAAGGCTCGTGCTGAACTTTCTCCTGCTCCAGCGCGGCTACTCTCCCGCCGTGATCCTCGCTTCGGACCGGTCGAAATATCTCCACGCATTGAAGAGTGCCGACGAGGGCAACTTGCGACCGCTGACGGAGATCGTCGCTCGCGCCGTCAGCGATACGCTGAGCCGCTTCCTGATCCCGAATCTCGCGGGTGACGCCAAGCTCGTTCCGCTCAGCGCACTCGCCGCCACCGGTCCCTACCCAGCCGTCTACTTGCGGCAGCTGGTCTTGAGTGAGCGGCTGCGCGCGGTCCGACAGGGAAACCTGTGGCTCAGCTCGCGGGCCTGGTTGCGCCAGTACGTCGACTCGCGGGATCGGCGTGGGCGGGGCGAGAAGCGCTCCGCGTCGAATCGTAAGCCCGCGCCCCGCGCGAGATGA
- a CDS encoding ferredoxin family protein: MATAAPDSRCDDAPGRLVPVIDRNRCEAKADCIEVCPYGVFELRALTAEERAPLSLIGRVKLFVHGGKQAFAVHADQCRACGLCVTACPEKAIKLRAS, encoded by the coding sequence ATGGCCACCGCCGCCCCCGACTCCCGCTGCGACGACGCCCCCGGCCGCCTCGTGCCGGTCATCGACCGCAACCGCTGCGAGGCGAAGGCCGATTGCATCGAGGTCTGCCCCTACGGCGTCTTCGAGCTGCGCGCGCTGACCGCCGAGGAGCGCGCGCCGCTGTCGCTCATCGGCCGCGTGAAGCTCTTCGTCCACGGCGGCAAGCAGGCGTTCGCCGTCCACGCGGACCAGTGCCGGGCGTGCGGGCTGTGCGTGACGGCGTGCCCGGAGAAGGCGATCAAGCTACGCGCGTCGTGA
- a CDS encoding aldo/keto reductase has protein sequence MQERSFGACGSVVVVGQGTWQLEEASRAGVVRTLRAGLDAGMTHVDTAELYGRGVVEEMVGEALAGRRDEVFLVSKVLPENASRAGTIAACERSLRRLRTERLDVYLLHWRGRHPLAETVAAFDRLVAEGKIAAWGVSNFDEDDLAEVAALGTPACNQVLYHLEERAIEHAVLPWCRAHEVAMVGYSPFGSGAFPSPRSAGGRVLQTVADAHGVSPFQVALAFLVREPGTFTIPRASSVAHAQENAAAGDLRLTAGEIARIDAAFPRGRRRRGVPTL, from the coding sequence ATGCAGGAGCGGTCGTTCGGTGCGTGCGGGAGCGTGGTCGTGGTCGGGCAGGGGACGTGGCAGCTCGAAGAGGCGTCGCGCGCCGGCGTCGTCCGCACCCTGCGCGCCGGGCTCGACGCCGGCATGACCCACGTCGACACCGCCGAGCTGTACGGCCGCGGCGTCGTCGAGGAGATGGTGGGCGAGGCGCTCGCCGGGCGGCGCGACGAGGTGTTCCTGGTCTCGAAGGTGCTGCCCGAGAACGCGTCGCGTGCCGGGACCATCGCCGCGTGTGAGCGCTCGCTGCGCCGGCTACGGACGGAGCGGCTCGACGTCTACCTGTTGCACTGGCGCGGCCGGCATCCGCTGGCGGAGACGGTCGCCGCGTTCGATCGGCTCGTCGCCGAGGGCAAGATCGCCGCGTGGGGCGTCAGCAACTTCGACGAGGATGATCTCGCCGAGGTGGCCGCGCTCGGGACGCCGGCCTGCAATCAGGTGCTCTACCACCTGGAGGAGCGCGCCATCGAGCACGCGGTGCTGCCGTGGTGCCGCGCGCACGAGGTCGCGATGGTCGGCTACAGCCCGTTCGGGTCCGGCGCGTTCCCGTCGCCGCGCTCGGCCGGCGGGCGCGTGCTGCAGACGGTGGCCGACGCGCACGGCGTCTCGCCGTTCCAGGTTGCCCTGGCGTTCCTGGTGCGCGAGCCGGGGACGTTCACGATCCCGCGGGCGTCGAGCGTCGCGCACGCGCAGGAGAACGCGGCGGCCGGTGACCTGCGCCTGACGGCGGGCGAGATCGCCCGCATCGACGCGGCGTTTCCGCGCGGCCGGCGACGGCGGGGCGTGCCGACGCTGTGA
- a CDS encoding type II toxin-antitoxin system VapC family toxin, which produces MSAIEVYKVLRRDFSEERVLEAVAAMHRAEVVPVDETLALEAADLSLAHRLAMADAIIYATALRTGATLVTGDADFTALPDVVVIR; this is translated from the coding sequence GTGAGCGCGATCGAGGTCTACAAAGTCCTGCGGCGCGATTTCTCGGAAGAGCGCGTACTGGAGGCGGTGGCGGCCATGCACCGCGCCGAGGTCGTCCCGGTCGACGAGACACTCGCGCTCGAGGCCGCCGACCTGTCATTGGCGCATCGACTCGCGATGGCCGACGCGATCATCTACGCGACGGCACTCCGCACCGGTGCGACCCTCGTGACGGGCGACGCCGACTTCACGGCACTGCCGGACGTCGTCGTCATTCGCTGA
- a CDS encoding AbrB/MazE/SpoVT family DNA-binding domain-containing protein — protein MESVTLSGRYQLVLPRGVCDRLSVRPGSKLTVVAKGGVIYLVPERPMKAFRGIVRGATGEGLRDRKNRF, from the coding sequence ATGGAGTCGGTCACGCTGTCGGGCAGGTACCAGCTCGTGCTGCCGCGCGGCGTGTGTGACCGGCTCTCGGTTCGTCCGGGCTCGAAGCTCACCGTCGTCGCCAAGGGCGGAGTCATCTACCTCGTGCCCGAACGTCCCATGAAGGCCTTTCGCGGCATCGTTCGGGGCGCCACAGGCGAAGGACTGCGCGACAGGAAAAATCGGTTCTGA
- a CDS encoding steroid 3-ketoacyl-CoA thiolase, with product MQDVYIVSAVRSPIGRRKGGFAGMHAADLLGAVQKAAVERAKIDPAQVGQVIGGCVSQVAEQSFDIARCAWLAAGLPMEVAATTVDSQCGSSQQATSIAAALVGAGIEDVALACGVEMMTRVPLGSNSQGGSPLSKAYRSRYAFKTQFQGAEMIAKEYGITREDTDRFGLRSQQLAIQAWKENRFAREIVPVEAPILGEDGKPTGETKLVDRDEGLRETSLEKLAALKAVVEPDGIHTAGTSSQVSDGASAVLLASEKGLKRLGLTPRARIVSTTLVGVDPVTMLKGPIPASRKVLAEAGLTIDDIATFEVNEAFASVVLAWEKELRPNPERVNPNGGAIALGHPTGSTGARLITTALHELERTAGRYGLVSMCCGGGLGTGTVIERV from the coding sequence ATGCAGGACGTGTACATCGTATCGGCAGTGCGGAGCCCGATCGGGCGCCGCAAGGGCGGGTTCGCGGGCATGCACGCGGCCGATCTCCTCGGCGCGGTGCAGAAGGCCGCGGTCGAGCGCGCGAAGATCGACCCGGCGCAGGTCGGCCAGGTCATCGGCGGCTGCGTGTCGCAGGTCGCGGAGCAGTCGTTCGACATCGCGCGCTGCGCGTGGCTGGCCGCCGGCCTGCCGATGGAGGTCGCCGCGACGACGGTCGACAGCCAGTGCGGCTCGAGCCAGCAGGCGACGTCGATCGCCGCCGCGCTCGTCGGCGCCGGCATCGAAGACGTCGCGCTCGCCTGCGGCGTCGAGATGATGACCCGCGTCCCGCTCGGCTCGAACTCGCAGGGCGGCTCCCCGCTCTCGAAGGCCTACCGCAGCCGCTACGCGTTCAAGACGCAGTTCCAGGGCGCGGAGATGATCGCCAAGGAGTACGGCATCACCCGCGAGGACACGGATCGCTTCGGCCTCCGCAGCCAGCAGCTCGCGATCCAGGCCTGGAAGGAGAACCGCTTCGCGCGCGAGATCGTCCCGGTCGAGGCGCCGATCCTCGGCGAGGACGGCAAGCCGACGGGCGAGACGAAGCTCGTCGACCGCGACGAGGGCCTGCGCGAGACGTCGCTCGAGAAGCTCGCGGCGCTGAAGGCGGTCGTCGAGCCGGACGGGATCCACACGGCGGGCACGTCGTCGCAGGTGTCGGACGGGGCGTCGGCGGTGCTGCTGGCGTCGGAGAAGGGGCTGAAGCGGCTCGGGCTCACGCCGCGGGCGCGCATCGTATCGACGACGCTCGTCGGCGTCGATCCGGTGACGATGCTGAAGGGGCCGATCCCGGCGTCGCGCAAGGTGCTCGCGGAGGCGGGTCTCACGATCGACGACATCGCGACGTTCGAGGTGAACGAGGCCTTCGCGTCGGTGGTGCTGGCCTGGGAGAAGGAGCTGCGGCCGAACCCGGAGCGGGTGAACCCGAACGGGGGGGCGATTGCGCTCGGGCACCCGACGGGGTCCACGGGGGCGCGGCTCATCACGACCGCGCTGCATGAGTTGGAACGGACGGCCGGAAGGTATGGGTTGGTGTCGATGTGCTGTGGTGGGGGGCTTGGGACGGGAACGGTGATCGAGCGCGTGTGA
- a CDS encoding TIGR02391 family protein, which translates to MANALGVFEAIVRRAGRHTEARSQPTGGTHPFDERDIHPGLPSVVRDLFDDGHYAQATFEAFKLVDKQVQQHSKLGESGFKLMMQAFADTSPAIQLTPLSTVSERDEQKGFQFLFAGSVLAIRNPRGHEVSLPDGPDRCLDHLSLASLLLRRLDESGFRCAS; encoded by the coding sequence ATGGCTAACGCACTCGGCGTCTTCGAAGCCATCGTTCGCCGGGCTGGGCGACACACCGAGGCGCGCTCCCAGCCAACAGGAGGCACACATCCGTTCGACGAGCGGGACATCCATCCGGGACTTCCTTCGGTCGTGCGCGATCTGTTCGACGACGGGCACTATGCACAGGCGACGTTCGAGGCGTTCAAGCTTGTCGACAAACAGGTTCAACAGCACTCCAAGCTCGGCGAGTCCGGCTTCAAGCTTATGATGCAGGCATTCGCCGATACGTCGCCGGCGATCCAACTCACTCCTCTATCCACAGTGAGCGAACGCGACGAGCAAAAGGGCTTCCAGTTCCTCTTCGCCGGCTCCGTTCTTGCGATTCGCAACCCCAGGGGGCACGAAGTGTCGCTTCCCGATGGCCCTGACCGGTGCTTGGACCACCTGTCACTTGCATCGCTGCTATTGCGACGCTTGGACGAGAGCGGTTTCAGGTGCGCATCCTAA
- a CDS encoding DUF5343 domain-containing protein, producing the protein MPDKHPYVSAPGGLVQVITHLRRSFPATVTAETLRKLGYAPKNESYVLNVLRHLEMIDDQGQRTADAQTIFSQHDDTAFAKQFAGLVKKAYSSLFELHGEASWTLDQEALITFFRSSDQTTDIVGKRQASTFQLLAGFAGHKDVPEAKGRKKDATKQLVRPAKRSAAPPNPGATHAHAKDADDAPKDPAVGGSAVGLTVRIEINLPADGDQDTYDRIFKSIRDNLLNG; encoded by the coding sequence ATGCCTGACAAGCACCCTTATGTCTCGGCGCCTGGCGGACTCGTTCAGGTGATCACGCACCTCCGCAGGTCGTTTCCGGCCACCGTCACGGCTGAGACACTCCGCAAGCTGGGATACGCCCCGAAGAACGAGAGCTACGTACTGAACGTTCTTCGTCATCTCGAGATGATCGATGACCAAGGTCAGCGCACAGCTGACGCGCAGACCATCTTCTCGCAGCACGACGACACTGCCTTCGCGAAGCAGTTCGCCGGCCTCGTCAAGAAGGCGTACTCAAGCCTTTTCGAATTGCATGGGGAAGCCTCGTGGACGCTCGACCAGGAAGCGCTCATCACGTTCTTCCGATCCTCGGATCAGACGACCGACATCGTGGGCAAGCGGCAGGCGAGCACGTTCCAGCTGCTGGCCGGCTTCGCGGGCCACAAGGACGTTCCAGAAGCGAAGGGCAGGAAAAAGGACGCCACAAAGCAACTAGTGCGTCCTGCGAAGCGCAGTGCTGCGCCCCCTAATCCAGGCGCGACACACGCACACGCGAAGGATGCCGATGACGCCCCGAAGGACCCGGCGGTCGGTGGATCAGCCGTGGGGTTAACCGTGCGTATCGAGATCAACCTGCCTGCAGACGGGGATCAGGACACCTACGATCGCATCTTCAAGAGCATCCGCGACAACTTGCTCAATGGCTAA
- a CDS encoding NADP-dependent oxidoreductase, with translation MPREIHLKTRPVGTPTADNFALVEVPMPRPADGQFLVRNVFMSVDPYMRGRMMDRESYVPPFQVGQVMDGGSVGQVVESKHSGFAAGEYVCGFGSGGWREYWVSDGAMVQKVDPTVAPLGAYLGVLGMPGLTAYSGFLRIGQPKAGETVFVSAAAGAVGSAVCQIAKAKGCCVVASAGSDEKLAWLKREAGVDAVVNYKTCGDLGAAVKKAAPKGIDIYFENVGGEHLEVALEQMNRLGRIVACGMISQYNATEPPPGPRNIILVVGKSITFQGFIVTNYLDMVPQFFMEMGQWVREGKLKWEETVVEGIEKAPEAFLGLFTGANAGKMLVRLGPDAV, from the coding sequence ATGCCCCGTGAGATCCACCTGAAGACCCGCCCCGTCGGCACCCCGACCGCCGACAACTTCGCCCTCGTCGAAGTCCCGATGCCGCGCCCCGCCGACGGCCAGTTCCTCGTCCGCAACGTGTTCATGTCCGTCGACCCGTACATGCGTGGGCGCATGATGGATCGCGAGAGCTACGTCCCGCCGTTCCAGGTCGGGCAGGTGATGGACGGTGGCTCCGTCGGCCAGGTGGTGGAGTCGAAGCACTCTGGCTTCGCCGCCGGCGAGTACGTCTGCGGCTTCGGGAGCGGCGGGTGGCGCGAGTACTGGGTCTCCGACGGCGCCATGGTGCAGAAGGTCGATCCGACCGTGGCGCCGCTCGGTGCGTACCTCGGCGTGCTCGGGATGCCGGGGCTCACGGCGTACTCGGGCTTCCTGCGCATCGGGCAGCCGAAGGCGGGCGAGACGGTCTTCGTCTCGGCGGCGGCGGGTGCCGTCGGGTCGGCGGTCTGCCAGATCGCGAAGGCGAAGGGGTGCTGCGTCGTCGCCTCGGCCGGGTCCGACGAGAAGCTCGCGTGGCTGAAGCGCGAGGCCGGCGTCGATGCGGTCGTGAACTACAAGACCTGCGGCGACCTCGGGGCGGCGGTGAAGAAGGCGGCGCCGAAGGGCATCGACATCTACTTTGAGAACGTCGGCGGTGAGCACCTCGAGGTCGCGCTCGAGCAGATGAATCGGCTCGGGCGGATCGTCGCGTGTGGGATGATCAGCCAGTACAACGCGACCGAGCCGCCGCCGGGGCCGCGCAACATCATCCTCGTCGTCGGCAAGAGCATCACCTTCCAGGGCTTCATCGTCACGAACTACCTCGACATGGTCCCGCAGTTCTTCATGGAGATGGGCCAGTGGGTGCGCGAGGGGAAGCTGAAGTGGGAGGAGACGGTCGTCGAGGGGATCGAGAAGGCGCCGGAGGCGTTCCTCGGGCTCTTCACGGGCGCGAACGCGGGGAAGATGCTCGTTCGGCTCGGGCCGGACGCGGTGTAG
- a CDS encoding type II toxin-antitoxin system VapC family toxin, whose translation MSTFLLDTCALLWWMADAPELGRTARRTIAKPDNQIVVSAASLWEIAIKRRKGRLTGVDEYLVRYPELHDRWGFLLASIDPEDAVVAGLLDIPHDDPFDRMLIAQSRRLEARIVTCDEAITRHVRRCVW comes from the coding sequence GTGAGCACCTTCCTCCTCGACACGTGCGCCCTACTCTGGTGGATGGCCGATGCCCCCGAGCTGGGCCGCACCGCACGCCGAACGATCGCCAAACCCGACAATCAGATCGTCGTCTCTGCCGCCTCGTTGTGGGAGATCGCGATCAAGCGACGCAAGGGACGTCTCACCGGCGTCGACGAGTACCTGGTGCGCTATCCGGAGCTACACGATCGATGGGGGTTCCTGCTCGCCTCGATCGATCCCGAAGACGCCGTCGTGGCAGGCCTGCTCGACATTCCGCACGATGACCCCTTCGACCGCATGCTGATCGCGCAGAGCCGACGTCTCGAGGCGCGGATCGTGACCTGCGACGAGGCGATCACGCGGCACGTGCGGCGGTGCGTCTGGTAG
- a CDS encoding type II toxin-antitoxin system prevent-host-death family antitoxin translates to MAIIANVHEAKTNFSKLLERAHRGEEVVIAKAGKPYARLVAVTPPGDRKPGTFRGRIAGDVLGGVGPDDSRWG, encoded by the coding sequence ATGGCGATCATCGCGAACGTCCACGAGGCCAAGACGAACTTCTCGAAGCTTCTCGAGCGGGCGCACCGGGGCGAGGAGGTCGTCATCGCGAAGGCGGGCAAGCCGTACGCTCGGCTGGTGGCCGTGACGCCGCCTGGCGACCGCAAACCCGGGACGTTCCGGGGCCGCATCGCTGGGGATGTGCTGGGAGGAGTCGGTCCCGACGACTCGCGGTGGGGGTGA
- a CDS encoding amidase: METATDAFIERFTVAPTGSGTLDGLRLAVKDLIDVAGHRTGCGNPRWRETHPPAVAHAVAVELLLAAGARLVGKTISDELAFSIIGENAHYGTPRNPAAPDRIPGGSSSGSASAVAGGECDVGLGTDTTGSVRVPAASCGVFGMRPTHDRVSLAGVMPFAPSFDTVGAMARDLPTLARAMRVLAGLEDRPAGPSPRVALVREAWTLAEPGVLDAGRAWLATHGVHAEEVGLADLVGSEGRNPATWLATHCQLQWAEIAASLGSWVASARPQFGDLIAANFRLLDQVDRARLGERVALRERLAARLGGALADGRLLCIPTTSAPPPRKGHPFGDRTDDAYMTPTLTLQTFASIGRLPQVTVPAGMVDGAPVGVSFLAGAGEDARLLAWLAGVVR, from the coding sequence GTGGAAACGGCCACCGACGCCTTCATCGAGCGCTTCACCGTCGCGCCGACGGGCAGCGGGACGCTCGACGGTCTCCGCTTGGCCGTGAAGGACCTGATCGACGTCGCCGGGCATCGGACGGGCTGCGGCAACCCGCGCTGGCGCGAGACGCATCCGCCGGCGGTGGCGCACGCCGTCGCCGTCGAGCTGCTGCTGGCGGCGGGCGCGCGCCTCGTCGGCAAGACGATCAGCGACGAGCTGGCGTTCAGCATCATCGGCGAGAACGCCCACTACGGCACGCCGCGGAACCCCGCGGCGCCCGATCGCATCCCCGGCGGGTCGTCGAGCGGCTCGGCGTCGGCGGTGGCGGGCGGCGAGTGCGACGTCGGCCTCGGCACCGACACGACCGGCTCGGTGCGTGTGCCGGCAGCGAGCTGCGGCGTCTTCGGCATGCGGCCGACGCACGATCGCGTCTCCCTGGCGGGCGTCATGCCGTTCGCGCCGAGCTTCGACACGGTGGGGGCGATGGCGCGCGATCTTCCGACCCTGGCGCGCGCCATGCGGGTCCTCGCCGGGCTCGAGGATCGTCCCGCCGGCCCGTCGCCGCGGGTCGCGCTGGTGCGCGAAGCCTGGACGCTCGCCGAGCCGGGCGTCCTCGACGCCGGGCGCGCCTGGCTGGCGACGCACGGCGTGCACGCCGAGGAGGTCGGACTGGCCGACCTCGTGGGCTCCGAGGGCCGCAATCCGGCGACCTGGCTCGCGACCCACTGTCAGCTCCAGTGGGCCGAGATCGCGGCGTCGCTCGGCAGCTGGGTGGCGTCGGCTCGGCCGCAGTTCGGCGACCTGATCGCCGCCAACTTCCGGCTGCTCGACCAGGTCGATCGCGCGCGGCTCGGCGAGCGCGTGGCGCTCCGCGAGCGGCTGGCGGCGCGGCTCGGCGGCGCGCTCGCCGACGGACGGCTCCTCTGCATCCCCACGACCTCGGCGCCGCCGCCGCGCAAGGGCCATCCCTTCGGCGACCGCACCGACGACGCCTACATGACGCCGACGCTCACGCTGCAGACGTTCGCCAGCATCGGGCGTCTACCGCAGGTGACCGTGCCCGCCGGCATGGTCGACGGCGCACCGGTGGGCGTATCGTTCCTCGCGGGGGCGGGCGAGGATGCACGGCTCCTCGCCTGGCTCGCCGGCGTCGTGCGCTGA